A genomic stretch from Xiphophorus maculatus strain JP 163 A chromosome 14, X_maculatus-5.0-male, whole genome shotgun sequence includes:
- the LOC102221074 gene encoding kelch-like protein 33, with protein MERGGVRDRTIRDVQRKVVPKHFPQSKMQGEKSKHVQDSAAHRLLPHHSSTQPKQTDLYILPSYSDILFNNFQSLREEELLLDFSLCIQGKTFRSHGLVLATASECPHLFFGVKPIFGLGMKEIPDFLTPLGFGAVLEFAYYGHVALSHLEEGETVGVLNACEYLQKDRLRKGLTQRVTTSASKEKDKSLALIKDMWDKGLGCDIIIQADTGERYSAHRVVLAAGGDYFRALLCGGMRESREDTVCLRGLSSWVIEAVVGFFYTGQLGLSWARVWELTDALHQFQLKGALSLCTDFLQGGMDESTCLDVLVLAETFGLVQLGQAAEEYVLTHFRLVSAEEKFKDIPFVLLDRLLDKDSLCVDREIVVFRAVVSWVEEEPKERHPFLSSLLSHVRLPLFTSSEVQEALRWKLLYRSSKTRATLETLQRLAKGEKVGSGRKPRSPNQVLVLVGGDAVDDDFMKRVPSRSLWYAQQFHRGPGLMRNIEWKLLTKIPEPPRFRHAVCLFNNKLYILGGRKYYGSLDVLKSAARLDLTQWKWEQLPDMLCPRDYFAAVCLDAKVFVLGGNYDDSQYTDDVQFYSPEENTWRSARPLAAAVCGHAAAVLDGQIYVSGGCDSYHHCSSLLWTYHPSRGCFPRSPMSVGGGRAGHVMLAVGGRLVVAGGVQPLRVGFGDQLLCEVYDPACDSWSSFPALPRPHLSPGGTVMDGRLYVVGGSSANTARDTKWVHCYDPKKECWENLGAMPHPYTDLAVCALPLPNTTR; from the exons ATGGAAAGAGGTGGGGTAAGAGACAGAACCATACGGGATGTCCAGAGAAAAGTTGTACccaaacatttcccacaaagCAAAATGCAAGGTGAAAAATCAAAGCATGTCCAAGACTCTGCAGCCCATCGCCTTCTTCCCCATCATTCCTCAACTCAACCCAAGCAAACAGATCTCTACATCCTCCCATCATACTCTGACATCCTCTTTAATAACTTTCAAAGCCTTAGAGAGGAAGAGCTTCTCCTGGATTTCAGTCTTTGCATTCAAGGCAAGACTTTCCGCTCCCATGGTCTAGTGCTCGCAACTGCCAGTGAATgcccacatttattttttggcgTAAAACCAATCTTTGGACTTGGAATGAAAGAAATTCCAGATTTCCTGACTCCACTTGGATTCGGGGCTGTCCTGGAGTTTGCATATTATGGACACGTGGCTCTGAGCCACCTTGAAGAAGGAGAGACGGTGGGGGTCCTGAATGCCTGTGAGTATCTACAAAAGGACCGGCTGAGGAAGGGGCTCACACAAAGGGTCACCACTTCTGCTTCGAAGGAGAAAGACAAGAGCTTGGCGCTGATCAAGGACATGTGGGACAAAGGATTAGGATGTGATATAATAATACAAGCAGATACTGGAGAGAGATATTCAG CACACCGTGTTGTGCTGGCGGCCGGTGGGGACTACTTCCGGGCGCTGCTGTGTGGCGGCATGAGGGAGTCCCGGGAGGACACCGTGTGCTTGCGGGGTCTCTCCTCCTGGGTGATCGAAGCCGTGGTCGGTTTCTTCTACACGGGCCAGCTCGGGTTGAGTTGGGCCCGCGTGTGGGAGCTGACGGACGCGCTGCATCAGTTCCAGCTGAAGGGGGCGCTGTCGCTCTGCACTGACTTCCTGCAGGGCGGAATGGACGAGAGCACCTGTCTGGACGTTCTGGTCCTGGCGGAGACATTTGGGCTTGTCCAGCTGGGACAGGCTGCCGAGGAATACGTCCTGACCCACTTCAGGCTCGTCTCTGCTGAAGAGAAGTTCAAGGATATTCCCTTTGTTCTGCTGGACCGACTGCTGGACAAAGATTCACTGTGTGTAGACAGAGAG ATTGTGGTGTTCAGGGCAGTAGTGAGCTGGGTAGAGGAGGAACCTAAAGAACGACATCCGTTCCTGTCCAGCCTGTTGTCCCACGTTCGCCTCCCGCTCTTCACTTCCTCTGAGGTTCAGGAAGCTCTGAGATGGAAGCTGCTATACAGAAGCTCCAAGACCAGGGCGACATTAGAAACCCTGCAACGACTTGCAAAAGGGGAAAAGGTCGGATCTGGACGTAAGCCTCGCTCACCAAACCAG GTTCTGGTGTTGGTTGGCGGAGACGCTGTTGACGACGACTTCATGAAGAGGGTTCCAAGCCGGTCCCTGTGGTATGCTCAACAGTTTCACCGTGGGCCGGGTCTGATGAGAAATATCGAGTGGAAACTCTTGACGAAGATCCCTGAGCCGCCTCGGTTCAGACACGCTGTCTGTCTCTTCAACAACAAACTGTACATCCTAGGGGGACGCAAATATTACGGGTCTCTGGATGTCCTCAAATCTGCTGCAAG gcTAGACCTGACGCAGTGGAAATGGGAGCAACTACCTGACATGTTGTGCCCAAGGGACTACTTTGCAGCGGTGTGCCTAGAcgcaaaggtttttgttttgggtggTAACTACGACGACAGCCAGTACACGGACGATGTGCAGTTTTACAGTCCTGAGGAAAACACCTGGAG GTCGGCTCGCCCTCTGGCAGCGGCGGTCTGTGGTCACGCTGCAGCCGTGCTGGACGGTCAAATCTACGTCTCAGGCGGCTGCGACTCCTATCACCATTGCAGCTCCTTGCTGTGGACCTATCACCCTTCCCGCGGCTGCTTTCCCAGAAGTCCCATGAGCGTGGGAGGCGGACGTGCTGGACACGTCATGCTAGCCGTGGGGGGCAGGCTGGTGGTGGCCGGAGGGGTGCAGCCCCTCCGGGTGGGGTTCGGGgaccagctgctctgtgaggtttATGACCCGGCCTGTGATTCCTGGTCCTCGTTCCCGGCCTTGCCCCGGCCCCATCTGTCTCCGGGTGGAACTGTAATGGACGGGCGCCTGTACGTGGTCGGGGGTTCTTCGGCCAACACGGCCAGAGACACCAAGTGGGTGCACTGCTATGACCCCAAGAAAGAATGCTGGGAAAACCTGGGTGCTATGCCTCACCCATACACTGATCTGGCAGTTTGTGCCCTGCCACTCCCTAATACGACTCGTTAA